The following coding sequences are from one Candidatus Nanopelagicus hibericus window:
- a CDS encoding HNH endonuclease, with amino-acid sequence MSQTLVLNATYEPLGVVTERRALLLVLNQRASSVEDSDRILTYARGTITLPAVIRLNKFVKIPYRHAVPLSRRAIFARDNNRCVYCGVTATSIDHVIPRSRGGGHVWENVVSACHKCNHLKADRTLKDLGWRLRYKPREPVGAAWRILGTGKPQRIWIPYLKPFGVEAVGAASA; translated from the coding sequence GTGTCGCAGACTTTGGTACTGAACGCCACCTACGAGCCACTAGGTGTCGTGACAGAAAGACGAGCATTACTCCTCGTCTTAAATCAGCGTGCATCAAGTGTGGAAGATTCAGACCGCATCCTTACCTACGCCAGAGGGACCATCACATTACCGGCGGTAATTAGATTAAATAAGTTTGTGAAGATTCCATATCGTCACGCAGTGCCACTATCTCGTCGGGCAATTTTTGCACGGGATAACAATCGTTGTGTTTACTGTGGTGTAACTGCCACCTCAATTGATCATGTGATTCCAAGATCAAGGGGTGGTGGCCATGTTTGGGAGAATGTAGTTTCAGCTTGTCATAAATGTAATCACCTAAAAGCAGATAGAACTTTGAAGGATTTAGGATGGCGGCTTCGCTATAAGCCACGAGAGCCGGTCGGTGCTGCTTGGCGAATTTTAGGAACAGGTAAACCACAGCGGATTTGGATCCCATACCTGAAGCCATTTGGGGTGGAAGCAGTCGGAGCAGCTAGCGCATGA
- the trmB gene encoding tRNA (guanosine(46)-N7)-methyltransferase TrmB yields the protein MQRPSNRSYSLRGDRMTRAQALAMEQYWGNYSIQVESPIDFNQILPGKEKVIVEIGSGMGEATAQIAQSTAQVGYLAVEMHKPGLAALLLLIIEKQLSNIKLIREDAIYLFENYILDNSLDGIHLLFPDPWPKNRQHKRRIVQGDFVEMVAKKLKPGGFIHIATDWQPYAGWINNHFAASSAFSGGVVPRPDWRVLSKFEGQGLKKGHVVTDFRYVKR from the coding sequence GTGCAGCGACCATCTAATCGCAGTTACTCACTTCGTGGTGATCGAATGACCCGTGCCCAAGCTTTGGCAATGGAGCAGTATTGGGGTAATTACTCAATTCAGGTGGAATCACCAATTGATTTTAATCAAATTTTGCCTGGCAAGGAAAAAGTAATTGTTGAAATTGGTTCTGGTATGGGGGAGGCAACTGCGCAAATTGCGCAGAGCACTGCCCAGGTTGGCTATCTTGCGGTTGAGATGCATAAGCCCGGCCTTGCTGCATTACTGCTTTTAATTATTGAAAAACAATTGAGCAATATTAAGTTGATTAGGGAGGATGCGATCTACTTATTTGAAAATTACATTTTAGATAACTCCTTAGATGGCATCCATTTATTATTTCCAGATCCCTGGCCAAAAAATCGTCAGCATAAGCGGCGGATTGTGCAAGGTGATTTTGTGGAGATGGTGGCAAAGAAATTAAAACCGGGTGGCTTTATCCACATTGCAACTGATTGGCAGCCATATGCAGGTTGGATTAATAATCACTTTGCCGCCAGCTCAGCTTTTTCAGGTGGTGTGGTGCCAAGGCCGGATTGGCGGGTGCTTTCAAAATTTGAAGGTCAAGGGTTAAAGAAGGGGCATGTAGTTACTGATTTTAGGTATGTGAAGCGTTAA
- the pepN gene encoding aminopeptidase N, translating to MPGLNSTRAEAAERSSHLVIQSYQVTLDLSVGDEVFESKTIVKFTCNKAGYETFIDAVGKNVIKATLNGEVVDTAKYDGESIFLKNLASQNELVIHMNGLYSKTGEGLQRSVDPVDNEVYLYSQGETAFIRKMYPCFDQPDLKATFTLDVTAPTHWQVISNNPVKEKIKIDEKNSKWSFTTTPRISTYITALIAGPYYSVQDEYVGKKKVPLGIYCRKSLAEFLDPEDIFLITKQGFTYFEKVFGLEYPFEKYDQIAVVDFNWGAMENAGAVTFLERLLVFRSKVTERMYNARANTILHEMAHMWFGNMVTMKWWDDLWLNESFAEWSSYLAMVEGTRFKNSWTGFNQERKNWAYRQDQLVSTHPIVSDMKDIDTVAGNFDGISYAKGASVLQQLVAHVGRDNFILGLQKYFTKHAFKNTTLDDLLYELTQTSGRDLKPWVSTWLQTAGVTTLRPALEIENDTYKSVAVVQEVPTMPVGSKELRPHRMAVGLYDLIGSKIALRKTVELDVAGAKTVVAELAGQKVADLLLINDRDLSYAKVRFDDRSITTLKAHLGKIDDSLTRALCWSAAWDMLRDAEISATDFIDIALAGLPGEDDIATVTIIANQLFSTIELYSSPSKRDSARLKVGNAYEQMLRQARAGSDHQLQFARNFTSFASSAEHNDLIKELLDGKLSGLKVDADLRWTFVIALAERGLMDKPALSAELLKDNTLTGQLSHATALASLPTAEAKDEVWKSITTEDLSTSQREAKIAGFMRALHRPLLAAYVDPYFELLMQTWGKKSYEVASKFVMGMYPTYITTKETVDKTTTWLNTTGKDGQDGLRRLVSEGRDALERALRVQAKDK from the coding sequence GTGCCAGGTTTAAACTCAACTCGAGCGGAGGCGGCTGAGCGCTCTAGCCACCTGGTGATTCAAAGTTATCAGGTCACTCTTGATCTGAGCGTAGGCGATGAAGTATTTGAATCAAAAACTATTGTTAAATTCACCTGCAATAAAGCTGGTTATGAGACATTTATTGATGCGGTGGGCAAGAATGTCATTAAAGCCACCCTTAACGGTGAGGTTGTTGATACCGCAAAATATGATGGTGAGAGTATTTTTCTTAAGAATTTAGCTTCCCAAAATGAGTTGGTAATTCACATGAATGGGTTGTACTCAAAAACTGGCGAGGGATTGCAGCGATCAGTTGATCCAGTTGATAATGAGGTTTATCTCTACTCCCAAGGTGAGACTGCATTTATTAGAAAGATGTATCCCTGCTTTGATCAACCAGATTTAAAGGCGACCTTTACCTTAGATGTCACCGCGCCAACTCATTGGCAGGTAATTTCAAATAATCCAGTCAAGGAAAAGATCAAGATTGATGAAAAAAATTCCAAGTGGAGTTTTACTACCACACCAAGAATTTCTACCTACATCACCGCCCTGATCGCAGGTCCTTACTACAGCGTGCAGGATGAGTATGTTGGTAAGAAGAAGGTGCCACTTGGAATTTACTGCCGTAAATCACTGGCAGAGTTTTTAGATCCAGAGGATATTTTCTTAATCACCAAGCAAGGCTTCACCTACTTTGAAAAAGTCTTTGGTCTGGAGTATCCATTTGAAAAGTATGACCAGATTGCAGTTGTTGATTTCAACTGGGGCGCGATGGAAAATGCCGGCGCTGTTACCTTTTTAGAACGGCTCTTAGTATTTAGATCCAAGGTTACCGAGCGTATGTATAACGCCCGGGCAAACACAATCTTGCATGAGATGGCCCATATGTGGTTTGGCAATATGGTCACCATGAAGTGGTGGGATGATCTTTGGCTTAATGAATCATTTGCCGAATGGTCTTCATACCTTGCAATGGTTGAGGGAACTAGATTTAAAAACTCATGGACCGGCTTTAATCAGGAGCGAAAGAATTGGGCCTACCGCCAAGATCAACTTGTCTCAACTCATCCAATAGTTTCAGATATGAAAGATATTGACACCGTTGCTGGAAACTTTGATGGCATCTCCTACGCCAAAGGCGCATCAGTACTTCAACAATTAGTTGCCCACGTTGGACGAGATAACTTCATCTTAGGATTACAAAAATACTTCACTAAGCATGCCTTTAAAAACACCACATTAGATGACCTACTTTATGAATTAACCCAAACAAGTGGCCGTGATTTAAAGCCATGGGTTTCAACCTGGCTGCAAACTGCCGGTGTAACCACCTTACGTCCAGCACTTGAGATTGAAAATGATACTTACAAATCTGTGGCGGTCGTGCAAGAGGTGCCAACCATGCCAGTTGGGTCTAAAGAGCTTCGCCCCCACCGAATGGCGGTTGGTTTATATGATCTAATTGGTAGCAAGATCGCACTTCGCAAAACAGTTGAGTTAGATGTAGCCGGTGCTAAAACCGTGGTTGCTGAGTTAGCTGGGCAAAAGGTGGCTGATCTATTACTTATAAATGATCGCGATTTATCTTATGCAAAGGTTCGATTTGATGATCGATCAATCACTACCCTAAAAGCACACCTAGGCAAGATTGATGATTCACTAACCCGCGCTCTGTGCTGGTCTGCAGCTTGGGATATGTTGCGCGATGCTGAAATTAGCGCAACTGATTTTATTGATATCGCACTTGCTGGTCTGCCGGGTGAAGATGACATTGCAACTGTCACCATCATTGCAAATCAATTATTCTCCACAATTGAGTTGTATTCCTCACCAAGCAAGCGAGACTCTGCCCGGCTTAAGGTAGGAAATGCATATGAGCAGATGTTAAGGCAGGCTAGGGCAGGCTCTGATCACCAGCTACAGTTTGCTAGAAACTTCACCTCATTTGCATCAAGTGCTGAGCACAATGATTTAATCAAAGAGTTGCTAGATGGAAAATTATCTGGGCTAAAAGTTGATGCAGATTTGAGGTGGACATTTGTAATTGCCCTAGCAGAGCGCGGCTTGATGGATAAACCAGCACTATCTGCTGAATTACTTAAGGACAACACCTTAACTGGACAACTCTCCCATGCAACTGCATTAGCATCACTACCTACGGCAGAAGCCAAAGATGAGGTTTGGAAATCCATTACCACAGAGGATCTGTCTACCTCTCAGCGGGAGGCGAAGATTGCTGGCTTTATGCGCGCACTTCACCGCCCACTACTTGCTGCATATGTTGATCCTTACTTTGAGTTACTTATGCAGACTTGGGGTAAAAAATCATATGAGGTGGCAAGTAAGTTTGTTATGGGAATGTATCCAACCTATATAACTACCAAAGAGACGGTAGATAAAACAACTACTTGGCTAAATACAACTGGTAAAGATGGTCAGGATGGACTTCGCAGATTAGTTTCTGAAGGTAGAGATGCTTTGGAGCGAGCGCTAAGAGTTCAAGCTAAGGATAAGTAA
- a CDS encoding ATP-dependent Clp protease proteolytic subunit: protein MELSTTPRAASNGAGGLDDQVYQRLLKERIIFLGSVVEDSMANAICAQMLLLAAEDPEKDIYLYINSPGGSISAGMAIYDTMQYIKNDVATVAMGLAASMGQFLLCAGTAGKRYALPHARIMMHQPSGGIGGTASDIKIQAEQMSFTKKSMAELISFHTGQKAETITEDSDRDRWFTAAEAKEYGFVDHVVKSAGQVSGSGGTSR, encoded by the coding sequence GTGGAGCTAAGTACTACCCCACGGGCAGCAAGTAATGGTGCTGGTGGCCTTGATGATCAGGTTTATCAGCGCTTACTAAAAGAGCGAATTATTTTTCTTGGTTCAGTTGTGGAAGATTCCATGGCAAATGCAATCTGTGCACAGATGTTGTTACTTGCCGCTGAGGATCCAGAGAAAGATATCTATCTTTATATCAACTCACCTGGTGGATCGATCTCAGCTGGAATGGCAATTTATGACACGATGCAATACATCAAAAATGATGTAGCAACAGTTGCGATGGGACTGGCAGCTTCAATGGGTCAATTCCTACTTTGCGCCGGGACTGCCGGGAAAAGATATGCACTGCCACACGCTCGCATCATGATGCACCAACCCTCTGGTGGTATTGGTGGCACAGCTTCAGATATCAAGATTCAAGCAGAGCAGATGAGTTTTACTAAAAAGAGCATGGCGGAGTTAATCTCATTTCATACCGGCCAAAAAGCAGAGACAATTACCGAGGATTCTGATCGAGATCGTTGGTTTACTGCAGCGGAGGCGAAAGAGTATGGATTTGTAGATCATGTTGTGAAATCAGCAGGTCAGGTCTCAGGTAGTGGAGGTACATCACGATGA
- a CDS encoding globin — protein MSQTFYERAGGEKTFNDLVSHFYALVAVNPILRPMYPENDLHGAGRRLQMFLEQYWGGPTTYSDERGHPRLRKRHAQFHISQKEHDAWLVCMKDAVNGLEIADDLKSELWQYLEAAAAAMINAAE, from the coding sequence TTGAGCCAAACTTTCTATGAAAGAGCAGGGGGAGAAAAAACCTTTAATGATTTAGTCTCACACTTCTACGCCTTAGTTGCAGTTAATCCAATCTTGCGCCCGATGTATCCAGAAAATGATTTACATGGTGCAGGCCGAAGGTTACAAATGTTTTTAGAGCAGTACTGGGGTGGGCCAACAACTTATAGTGATGAGAGAGGCCATCCAAGATTGCGTAAGCGTCATGCACAATTTCATATCTCACAAAAGGAGCATGATGCTTGGTTGGTATGTATGAAGGATGCGGTAAATGGGCTTGAGATAGCAGATGATCTAAAAAGTGAGCTTTGGCAGTATCTAGAAGCAGCTGCTGCTGCGATGATTAACGCGGCTGAGTAA
- a CDS encoding mechanosensitive ion channel family protein, which produces MKIPQNLRDLLEAFTGAPLNITVVLGLALAISRLGQRWITRFMNRIASADLIPGPKRSGVRQKERVKTTSTVLKSTLNGVIWLIAIFMILAEFGLNLGPLIASAGVIGVALGLGAQTLVRDILSGIFMLVEDQYGVGDKIDVLDIQGVVETVGLRITTVRDGKGTIWYLRNGEILKVGNKSQPKSKR; this is translated from the coding sequence ATGAAAATACCGCAAAATTTGAGAGATTTACTTGAGGCCTTCACCGGTGCCCCACTTAACATCACCGTAGTTCTTGGCTTAGCCCTTGCTATTTCACGGCTTGGTCAACGCTGGATTACTAGATTCATGAATCGCATCGCCTCCGCTGATTTAATTCCCGGACCTAAGAGATCAGGGGTTAGACAAAAAGAGCGAGTGAAAACCACCAGTACGGTTTTAAAATCAACCTTAAATGGTGTGATCTGGTTGATTGCAATCTTTATGATCTTAGCTGAGTTTGGTTTAAATCTAGGCCCCCTGATTGCATCAGCTGGTGTGATTGGTGTGGCCTTAGGACTTGGCGCGCAAACTTTAGTGCGCGATATTTTATCTGGCATCTTTATGTTGGTTGAAGATCAATATGGTGTTGGCGATAAAATCGATGTTTTAGATATTCAAGGAGTGGTCGAAACAGTTGGACTTCGCATTACTACTGTAAGAGATGGCAAGGGCACAATTTGGTATCTGCGAAATGGTGAGATATTAAAGGTTGGTAATAAATCTCAACCTAAATCAAAGCGGTAA
- a CDS encoding ribose-5-phosphate isomerase: MKIHIGSDHAGLEFKAKIISHLEKLGHQVTDHGPHQYDALDDYPIFCIPAAQATAADPTSFGIVLGGSGNGEQMAANKVVGVRAALVWSIETAKLAREHNNANVISIGGRLHDEAFCLKLVDTFLATPFTNDERHLRRIGQIAKYEKDGKI, from the coding sequence ATGAAGATTCATATTGGCAGCGATCACGCTGGGTTGGAGTTTAAAGCCAAAATCATTAGCCACTTAGAAAAACTAGGTCATCAAGTGACAGATCATGGGCCCCATCAATATGACGCATTAGATGATTACCCAATTTTTTGTATTCCAGCAGCCCAAGCTACTGCTGCAGATCCCACCTCTTTTGGAATTGTCTTAGGTGGCTCTGGAAATGGTGAACAGATGGCAGCTAACAAGGTGGTTGGTGTTAGAGCTGCTTTGGTTTGGTCAATTGAAACAGCAAAGTTGGCCCGTGAACATAACAATGCAAATGTAATTTCAATCGGCGGGCGGCTGCATGATGAGGCGTTTTGCCTAAAGTTAGTTGATACCTTTTTGGCAACGCCATTTACCAATGATGAACGGCATCTTAGAAGAATTGGTCAAATAGCAAAGTATGAAAAAGATGGAAAGATTTAA
- a CDS encoding collagen-like protein: protein MNRKVSRVGQVLTLALLITLINPATSNGAGREVVAAANTIRSGAGVPSTKVGVNGDFYIDLNTMNFYGPKKSNRWPLPTSLRGPAGAVGPSGVDGKNGSTVNATAGTAGSNGAAGPAGPKGDTGATGATGATGATGATGSSSGSAGAKGDTGAAGATGATGATGAKGDTGTAGSVSAYVGVVTFSSVLSGNSGSTSASTGFATLLAGKKYIVDVFIFATNNDIDTYPLKIAFAASTGSPTITTKYIVTRGQSYRTSSSKLEFSIYSKVIIDASSVATNFSLIATVTCGMSTGNADTTLTLGGDFVGQEVGSIN from the coding sequence ATGAATAGAAAAGTTTCAAGGGTGGGCCAGGTATTGACTCTGGCATTACTAATAACACTCATTAATCCCGCCACTTCTAATGGCGCAGGCCGAGAGGTGGTAGCTGCTGCAAACACAATACGCAGTGGTGCTGGAGTGCCATCAACCAAAGTAGGGGTCAATGGTGATTTTTATATTGACTTAAACACCATGAACTTTTATGGCCCAAAGAAAAGTAATCGATGGCCACTTCCTACATCTTTAAGAGGCCCAGCAGGTGCTGTTGGTCCATCTGGTGTAGATGGAAAAAATGGCTCAACTGTAAATGCAACTGCTGGCACTGCAGGATCAAATGGTGCAGCAGGTCCTGCTGGTCCAAAAGGTGACACAGGTGCGACAGGTGCAACTGGAGCGACTGGTGCGACAGGTGCAACTGGCTCTAGCAGTGGAAGTGCGGGAGCAAAAGGTGATACTGGAGCAGCAGGAGCAACGGGTGCTACTGGAGCTACTGGTGCAAAGGGAGATACGGGGACTGCTGGTTCAGTAAGTGCTTATGTAGGTGTCGTTACATTCTCAAGTGTGTTGAGTGGAAACTCGGGATCTACGTCAGCGTCAACCGGTTTTGCCACACTACTCGCAGGAAAAAAATACATAGTCGATGTATTCATTTTTGCAACAAATAACGATATAGATACTTACCCATTGAAAATTGCTTTTGCTGCGAGTACCGGTAGCCCTACGATTACGACAAAATACATAGTTACACGTGGTCAGAGTTATCGCACTTCTAGTTCTAAGCTCGAATTCTCGATCTATTCAAAAGTAATTATTGATGCGTCATCAGTGGCTACGAATTTTTCTTTGATTGCAACTGTGACTTGTGGAATGTCTACAGGTAATGCAGATACAACTTTGACACTTGGAGGTGATTTTGTCGGGCAAGAAGTCGGTTCTATCAACTAA
- a CDS encoding acyl-CoA thioesterase: MKFTHKAFVRWDDLDAFGHVNNAKYLTYAQEARFDWAWYSLTSKNEKPILIEMVVARGEVDYLAPITQGGCFYDVILWVESIGNSSFVNGYEVSKAGVIYAKMKTVQVTIDLATRKSRPINTVEREFLDKYLEK; the protein is encoded by the coding sequence ATGAAATTTACCCATAAAGCATTTGTGCGCTGGGATGATCTAGATGCCTTTGGTCATGTGAATAACGCCAAGTATTTAACCTACGCTCAAGAGGCGCGATTTGACTGGGCTTGGTACTCACTTACTTCAAAAAATGAGAAGCCAATTTTAATTGAGATGGTAGTAGCACGTGGTGAGGTTGATTACTTAGCACCAATTACGCAGGGTGGTTGTTTTTATGATGTCATATTGTGGGTAGAGTCAATTGGCAACTCATCCTTTGTAAATGGGTATGAGGTATCTAAAGCTGGGGTTATTTATGCCAAGATGAAGACAGTTCAAGTGACGATTGATTTAGCTACCAGAAAATCACGGCCGATCAATACCGTAGAACGAGAGTTTTTAGATAAGTATTTGGAAAAATAA
- the tig gene encoding trigger factor has protein sequence MKSDVEKLSPTRVKLSIDVPFNELKPHIDGAYKSLSEKISIPGFRKGKVPAAMIDQRVGRGAVLDEAINAALPTFYSQAAKDNDVLVIGRPNVEITELKDNEKLTFTVEVDIRPEIKLPNFSQIKIEVDDVQVSDADIEEQLQDLRTRFGTLTTVEKVVAKGDFVSIDLVATKDGKDLDGGTANDLSYEVGSASMIDGLDEALIGLSVGNEKSFDTALVGMPADELGTVKVSVKAVKQRELPAVDDAFAKLASEFENLAELKADLATRLSKLKQMQQGAQARDLLMEKLLSSVEIPLPDEIIKDEVNDHLEKEGKLDDDKHRAEVNEEVKKTITREFLLDSIVKAESVAVNESELTEYLVRAAARYGMSPDQFIKEVSQAGQVTTMVAEVARAKALAQVLARVDVVDKSGNKVDLEALAPKSEGSLKANEK, from the coding sequence TTGAAGAGTGATGTTGAAAAACTCTCGCCAACTCGGGTGAAACTTTCTATTGATGTGCCATTTAATGAGCTTAAGCCACATATTGATGGGGCATATAAGAGCTTATCTGAAAAAATAAGTATCCCTGGCTTTCGCAAAGGAAAAGTGCCAGCTGCAATGATTGATCAGCGAGTTGGTCGAGGCGCGGTATTAGATGAAGCAATAAATGCAGCGCTGCCAACTTTTTACTCCCAGGCTGCTAAAGATAATGATGTATTGGTAATTGGTCGGCCAAATGTGGAGATTACTGAGTTAAAAGATAATGAGAAGCTCACCTTCACAGTCGAGGTGGATATCAGACCAGAGATTAAATTACCAAATTTTTCACAAATTAAAATTGAGGTTGATGATGTGCAGGTTAGCGATGCTGATATTGAAGAGCAGCTTCAAGATTTACGGACTCGCTTTGGCACCCTCACCACAGTTGAAAAAGTGGTAGCAAAGGGTGATTTTGTCAGCATTGATTTAGTAGCTACTAAGGATGGAAAAGATCTAGATGGTGGCACCGCCAATGATCTCTCATATGAGGTGGGATCTGCCTCCATGATCGATGGCTTAGATGAAGCATTAATTGGTTTATCAGTTGGCAATGAAAAAAGTTTTGACACTGCATTAGTTGGCATGCCAGCTGATGAGCTTGGCACGGTGAAGGTGAGTGTGAAGGCGGTGAAGCAGCGAGAGCTGCCAGCAGTTGATGATGCCTTTGCTAAGTTGGCTTCAGAGTTTGAAAACTTAGCAGAGCTAAAAGCAGACTTAGCCACCAGGTTGAGTAAATTAAAACAGATGCAACAAGGAGCTCAAGCCCGGGATTTGCTTATGGAAAAACTGCTTTCTTCAGTTGAAATTCCACTGCCAGATGAGATTATCAAAGATGAGGTTAATGATCATCTAGAAAAAGAGGGAAAACTAGATGATGATAAGCATCGCGCTGAGGTCAATGAAGAGGTGAAGAAGACCATCACCCGCGAATTCTTATTAGATTCAATTGTGAAGGCAGAATCAGTTGCAGTTAATGAGAGCGAATTAACTGAGTATTTAGTGCGCGCAGCAGCTCGATACGGAATGAGCCCTGATCAATTTATTAAAGAGGTATCACAGGCTGGCCAGGTCACCACCATGGTGGCCGAGGTTGCTAGGGCGAAGGCGTTGGCACAGGTATTAGCTCGAGTAGATGTTGTTGATAAATCTGGAAATAAGGTTGATCTAGAAGCACTTGCGCCAAAGAGTGAAGGAAGTCTCAAGGCAAATGAGAAATAA
- a CDS encoding ATP-dependent Clp protease proteolytic subunit, with protein MKPDINKVNEITSRYILPTIEERTSYGYKRLDPYTKLFEERIIFLGQAIDDTVANDVMAQLLTLESMDPDRDIMIYINSPGGSFTALTAIYDTMQFVRPDVMTICLGQAASAAAVLLAGGAPGKRYALEHARILIHQPYSEGGGQGSDIEIQAKEILRMRTLLEEMLARHSKKSQVDIAKDIERDKILTSAEAVEYGLIDQVLATRKAKAKS; from the coding sequence ATGAAGCCAGATATCAATAAGGTAAATGAGATTACCTCTCGTTACATTTTGCCAACAATTGAAGAGCGCACAAGTTATGGATACAAGAGATTAGATCCGTATACCAAATTATTTGAAGAGCGAATTATTTTCTTAGGTCAAGCTATTGATGACACTGTTGCCAATGATGTGATGGCGCAATTACTGACACTTGAGTCAATGGACCCAGATCGAGATATCATGATTTATATCAACTCACCTGGTGGCTCATTTACTGCACTGACTGCAATCTATGACACTATGCAATTTGTTCGCCCTGATGTAATGACAATTTGTTTAGGCCAAGCAGCATCAGCTGCTGCCGTACTACTTGCTGGTGGAGCTCCTGGAAAGCGATATGCATTAGAGCATGCGCGGATTTTGATTCATCAGCCTTACTCTGAAGGCGGCGGGCAAGGATCTGATATTGAGATTCAAGCAAAAGAAATTTTGCGCATGCGCACCTTGCTGGAGGAGATGTTGGCACGTCACTCGAAGAAGAGCCAAGTGGATATTGCGAAAGATATTGAGCGAGATAAAATCTTAACCTCAGCGGAAGCGGTTGAGTATGGACTTATCGATCAGGTGCTTGCTACCCGTAAGGCTAAAGCGAAGTCATAA